The Streptomyces avermitilis MA-4680 = NBRC 14893 genome contains a region encoding:
- a CDS encoding lytic polysaccharide monooxygenase auxiliary activity family 9 protein, with amino-acid sequence MLPTVARLPLSTRHRALLLVLLALLTTVPALGLVVTAGGRAAAHGTPMKPGSRTFLCWQDGLTDTGEIKPVNPACKAAQQVSGTTPFYNWFSVLRSDGAGRTRGFVPDGELCSGGNPNFTGFDLPRSDWPLTHLTSGATVDFSYNAWAAHPGWFYVYLTKDGFDPTKTLTWNDMEDQPFLSVDHPPLNGSPGTVDANYSWSGRLPSGKSGRHLVYMVWQRSDSAETFYSCSDVVFDGGNGEVTGVHDPGNPTEPPPGVCSATRRTTGSWPGGYQSEVTVTNTGDVPMLGWMVDWTLPSGQTVDSLWNGNATYQGQDVMVHNADWNGSLDPGRSATFGYVVRGSGGDPSTALACQVG; translated from the coding sequence ATGCTCCCTACAGTCGCACGATTACCCCTCTCCACCCGCCACAGAGCCCTCCTCCTCGTCCTGCTCGCCCTCCTCACCACGGTCCCGGCCCTCGGCCTGGTCGTCACGGCGGGCGGAAGGGCGGCAGCCCACGGCACCCCCATGAAGCCCGGCAGCCGCACCTTCCTGTGCTGGCAGGACGGACTCACCGACACCGGCGAGATCAAGCCCGTCAATCCGGCGTGCAAGGCCGCGCAGCAGGTCAGCGGTACCACGCCGTTCTACAACTGGTTCTCGGTGCTCCGCTCGGACGGTGCGGGCCGCACCCGGGGCTTCGTGCCCGACGGCGAGCTGTGCAGCGGCGGCAACCCCAACTTCACGGGCTTCGACCTCCCGCGCAGCGACTGGCCGCTCACGCACCTGACGTCGGGCGCGACGGTCGACTTCTCCTACAACGCCTGGGCGGCGCACCCGGGCTGGTTCTACGTCTACCTGACCAAGGACGGCTTCGACCCCACCAAGACGCTCACCTGGAACGACATGGAGGACCAGCCGTTCCTGAGCGTCGACCACCCGCCGCTCAACGGCAGTCCGGGCACGGTGGACGCCAACTACTCCTGGAGCGGCAGGCTTCCGTCGGGCAAGTCTGGCCGCCACCTCGTCTACATGGTCTGGCAGCGCTCGGACAGCGCGGAGACGTTCTACTCCTGCTCCGACGTCGTCTTCGACGGCGGCAACGGCGAAGTGACGGGCGTCCACGACCCGGGCAACCCCACCGAGCCCCCGCCCGGCGTGTGCTCCGCGACCCGTCGTACGACGGGCAGCTGGCCCGGCGGTTATCAGTCCGAGGTCACCGTCACCAACACCGGTGACGTCCCGATGCTCGGCTGGATGGTCGACTGGACGCTGCCGAGCGGCCAGACGGTCGACAGCCTCTGGAACGGCAACGCGACGTACCAGGGGCAGGACGTGATGGTGCACAACGCCGACTGGAACGGGTCGCTGGACCCGGGGAGGAGCGCGACGTTCGGATACGTCGTCAGGGGCTCCGGCGGCGATCCGTCGACGGCGCTCGCCTGTCAGGTCGGTTGA
- a CDS encoding sensor histidine kinase — MTARPRARSLRTRLLLFIGVTLVVVCAAMTLTTVFAQRAYLLGNLDERVTDAAERSQGGAGLHPENDTDLGFLHENGQPAGTLAARLDVDGYITAAEVVSQDAPPRALTAAQRAALDGIATDGSKHTRTVPGLGTYRVTALDSKGIRVLTGLPMGDVQDMIGGLVLVEAVVAAAGLTAAGCACAVVIRRQLRPLGRVAATAVEVSRSPLGHGRVTGLTRVPDRDADLGSEAGQVGAALNRMIDHVESSLAERQRGEEEMRRSEERMRRFLADASHELRTPLASIAGYAELMNRGTERIEPNLAWRRVSAESARMTGLVEDLLLLARLDEGRPLHSAEVDLAGLVAEAVWDARAAGDTHDWQLALPLDVPALVIGDEARLHQVVANLLANARVHTPPGTTVVASVEATGGSCTIRVRDDGPGIPPALLPTVFERFTRADASRSRASGKVGGSGLGLAIAAAITAAHGGRIHVDSAPGHTEFTIELPLAPEPEPTELAASPALSGALEAARAHP, encoded by the coding sequence ATGACGGCCCGGCCGCGAGCGCGCTCGCTGCGGACGCGGCTGCTGCTGTTCATCGGTGTCACCCTCGTCGTCGTCTGTGCCGCGATGACGCTCACCACGGTCTTCGCCCAGCGTGCCTATCTGCTCGGCAACCTGGACGAGCGCGTCACCGACGCCGCCGAGCGCAGCCAGGGCGGAGCCGGGCTCCATCCGGAGAACGACACGGACCTGGGGTTCCTCCACGAGAACGGGCAGCCCGCCGGCACGCTCGCCGCCCGGCTCGACGTCGACGGGTACATCACCGCCGCCGAGGTCGTCAGCCAGGACGCCCCGCCGCGCGCGCTCACCGCCGCCCAGCGCGCCGCTCTCGACGGCATCGCGACCGACGGCTCGAAGCACACCCGTACCGTCCCCGGCCTCGGCACCTACCGGGTCACCGCGCTCGACAGCAAGGGGATCCGGGTCCTCACCGGACTCCCGATGGGGGACGTCCAGGACATGATCGGCGGCCTGGTCCTGGTCGAGGCCGTCGTGGCGGCGGCCGGTCTCACCGCCGCGGGCTGTGCCTGTGCCGTCGTCATCCGGCGCCAGCTGCGGCCGCTGGGGCGGGTCGCCGCCACCGCCGTGGAGGTCTCCCGCTCCCCGCTGGGCCACGGCAGGGTCACCGGCCTCACCAGGGTCCCCGACCGCGACGCCGACCTCGGCAGCGAGGCCGGACAGGTCGGCGCCGCCCTCAACCGGATGATCGACCACGTCGAGTCCTCGCTCGCCGAACGCCAGCGCGGCGAGGAGGAGATGCGCCGCAGCGAGGAACGCATGCGCCGCTTCCTGGCCGACGCCAGCCATGAACTCCGTACGCCGCTGGCCTCCATCGCCGGGTACGCCGAACTCATGAACCGCGGCACCGAGCGGATCGAGCCGAACCTGGCCTGGCGCCGGGTCTCCGCCGAGTCGGCACGCATGACGGGTCTGGTGGAGGATCTGCTCCTGCTCGCCCGGCTCGACGAGGGGCGGCCGTTGCACTCGGCCGAGGTCGACCTCGCGGGGCTGGTCGCCGAGGCGGTGTGGGACGCGCGGGCCGCCGGGGACACCCACGACTGGCAGCTGGCGCTGCCGCTCGACGTCCCGGCGCTCGTCATCGGCGACGAGGCCCGGCTCCATCAGGTCGTGGCGAACCTTCTGGCCAACGCGCGCGTGCACACGCCACCGGGTACGACGGTCGTCGCCTCGGTGGAGGCCACGGGCGGCTCCTGCACCATCCGCGTGCGCGACGACGGTCCCGGCATCCCGCCCGCTCTGCTGCCCACGGTCTTCGAACGCTTCACCCGCGCCGACGCGTCCCGCTCCCGGGCCTCCGGCAAGGTGGGCGGCTCGGGCCTGGGCCTGGCCATCGCCGCGGCCATCACGGCGGCGCACGGCGGCCGCATCCATGTCGACAGCGCCCCGGGCCACACGGAGTTCACGATCGAACTGCCCCTGGCCCCAGAGCCGGAGCCCACGGAACTGGCGGCAAGCCCGGCACTGTCCGGTGCCCTGGAGGCCGCGCGGGCACATCCCTAG